CCGAAGACCCCTGAATTTTCcattcttcctgcccctccactGCTAGGCTGTAGGTAAGGGTCCTGGGCTCTCAGCAGCCTCTCTGTGCTGTGCATTTGAAGGGCAGTCTCCTCCTGACCACTGTTTGCAGATCAGAGTGTCTGTTCTTTGTTCAGTTTCCAAAGGTGCACAGGAGCCTAGACAGGGGACCATCACCCTGCAGTCTCCCAGTGGAGTCCCAGGATGGACCCCACTTGCCTGAGTCATGGCTTAGCACTCTTCTCCCCAGGTTTCCCCAAACTGCCTTGCCTCTAGCATGCTGGCATTTCCCTGTGGTGATCATGTGAGAGCGGATAAGGTGAAGGTGAGCCTTCTCCATCTTTGGGTGGCCGTAGCCACTTCCAGCCTCCAAGTGCTTGGAGGATGTTGAACAGGGTATGAAGATGTGCATCCTGGGACACTGTGACTTGTCCTATGCCTCAGTCATCCAGGTGCTGCTCTTCCCAGGTGGACGTGGGGATGGCACTGTAGGGGTCCATGATGACCTTGGCACAGCGGATGATCATGACtacaaggaagaggcagaggaaaacGAAGCAAGCCAAGGTCAGCCCCTTGTCCACATCCACATAGACCGGCTCAGGAGTGGGTTCCTCCATCCTGCAGCAGTGACTATGGCCTCCCGGGGCTCCGGCCTGACTGGTACCATTTTCTACCCCTGTAGAGAGAGCCAGTCAGTGAAGAAGTTAGGGTCACTTGTCTGTGTAAGTTACCTCCAAGGACAAGAGTTTACTGCTGAGGACCCCCAACTTAGGGGCACTCGTGGTCACAGCCCAATACCTTGTAAGCAATCTTTGTTTCCAGCAATGTGCACCCcagggtggtagtggtggtgtgacAGTGAGTCTCAGCAGGACATGGGTGGAATGGGCTGAGGGACCACCTTGAGGGCAGTGCCCTGTAGCTACCTCCAATCTTAAAGCCCTTCAGGAAGTCATGAGGGCAACACTCTCCACTCAACAAATGTAGTGGCAGAGCATGatcaaaacactttaaaaaatgggCAGAGGGTATTTCTTAAGTATTCAGTAGAACCTGGATTTCTAAAGAAACTGACGGCTAAACAGCCAGTAGGAACAGAAAAGAGTTGCCGCTGTAGAGCAGTGGGAGGCAACGGGACCATATTCTTCCGGGGACTCCCCAGGGCTTGTACTGGGGCTCAGCCTTGTTTTGAAAGATGTGTTGGGGACAGAAGGTGCAACATTGGAGCAGTCAGGTAGACCCCAGTCCTGTTCTGCTGCTGTAACGGGTCTGGGCAGCATCCCTCAAGCACTTAGGGGTGCTTTACAGACTTTCAGGTCTAATGCTCTCCTTGCTAAGTGCAGGCAGCCATACCTGAATTATGGAGACCTGTGCATTAAATAAAATTGATCCTGTGTTTGAAAATCCAGCACAACCTCTGGCCCTGGGACTAGCCAGTTAACAAGTAGATGGGCTGACACAGG
The sequence above is drawn from the Peromyscus leucopus breed LL Stock chromosome 1, UCI_PerLeu_2.1, whole genome shotgun sequence genome and encodes:
- the Ctxnd1 gene encoding cortexin domain-containing 1 isoform X3 codes for the protein MEEPTPEPVYVDVDKGLTLACFVFLCLFLVVMIIRCAKVIMDPYSAIPTSTWEEQHLDD